A genomic stretch from Acinonyx jubatus isolate Ajub_Pintada_27869175 chromosome E2, VMU_Ajub_asm_v1.0, whole genome shotgun sequence includes:
- the LOC113593365 gene encoding olfactory receptor 5-like: protein MERPLELGNVTRVQKFVLLGLFTRPDVRDVLFAIFLTLYLLTLLENTLIIYLICSHIELHKPMYFFLGNLSCLEMCYVSVTMPSLLVGLWTGPYHISFTACMTQLFFFIVLICTECTLLASMAYDRYVAICRPLLYPLLMRPQACLGLALSSWLGGLLVSVAKTSCIASLSYCGPNVLNHFFCDVSPLLNLSCTHVALTELVDFISAIVILWGSLLMAIASYVAIGRAVFHMPSAAARRKALSTCASHLVVVGIFYAATLFIYARPSRIEAMDLNKVLSVIYTVVTPMCNPVIYCLRNREVQAAFCRTLHQS, encoded by the coding sequence atGGAGAGGCCTTTGGAGTTGGGCAATGTGACCAGAGTCCAGAAGTTTGTCTTGTTGGGTTTGTTCACAAGGCCAGACGTAAGGGATGTCCTGTTTGCCATCTTCCTGACCCTCTACCTGCTGACCCTCCTGGAGAACACGCTCATCATCTACCTCATCTGCAGTCACATCGAGCTCCACAAgcccatgtatttcttcctggGCAACCTGAGCTGCCTGGAGATGTGCTATGTGTCCGTGACCATGCCCAGTCTGCTCGTGGGTTTGTGGACTGGACCTTACCATATCTCCTTCACAGCCTGCATGACACAGCTTTTCTTCTTCATAGTCCTCATCTGCACAGAGTGCACCCTCTTGGCCtccatggcctatgaccgctacgTGGCTATCTGCCGCCCACTCCTCTACCCACTGCTCATGAGGCCCCAGGCCTGCCTGGGCTTAGCCTTGTCCTCATGGCTTGGGGGGCTGTTGGTCTCAGTGGCCAAGACATCATGCATCGCCAGCCTGTCCTACTGTGGCCCCAACGTCCTCAACCACTTCTTCTGTGACGTCTCCCCTCTGCTGAACCTGTCCTGCACCCACGTGGCCCTGACAGAGCTGGTAGACTTCATCTCTGCCATCGTCATCCTCTGGGGTTCCCTCCTCATGGCCATCGCCTCCTATGTGGCCATCGGGAGAGCTGTGTTCCACATGCCATCAGCCGCTGCCCGCCGCAAAGCCCTCTCCACCTGCGCCTCCCACCTGGTGGTGGTGGGCATCTTCTACGCAGCCACTCTCTTCATCTACGCCCGTCCCAGCCGCATAGAAGCCATGGACCTCAACAAGGTGCTGTCTGTCATCTACACGGTGGTCACACCCATGTGCAATCCCGTCATCTACTGCCTGCGGAACAGGGAGGTCCAGGCAGCATTCTGCAGAACCCTACACCAGTCCTGA